The region GATGCGCAAGCTCTTTGATTTCATCGGCTTTACCTGACCCAATAAAGAGTGCGGCATCAGGAGCACGTCGTTTGCAAGTCATTCTCGCAACCGGATCTAATCCAGCTGTCTGCGCAAGCAAACCCAATTCCTCTAACTTACTGTCAAAATGGGGCAGACCAAAATCTACCCCAACCAGCAAAGTAGGCGTTCTAGAAGATTCAACCAACTGAAGCGGGTTGATCACCCTCAGTGACAGAAAAATTCACTGCGCGACCTGGAACAATGGTTGAAATGGCATGCTTATAGACCATCTGTGTAACGGTGTTGCGTAACAAGACAACATATTGATCAAACGACTCTATTTGGCCTTGAAGTTTGATCCCGTTCACCAGATAAATAGATACTGGCACATGCTCCCGACGCAAAGTGTTCAGGAATGGATCTTGTAAAAGTTGGCCTTTATTGCTCACGATATTCTCCGTGTTCGGGAAATTTAAGAAGAGGTTACGATACCACAGCACATCGTATGAAAATGCATTATTCGCGTAATTTGACTATAAAGTTAGCATAGGTAGAGGAAAAGCCGTCAAAATTACTGTGATTTCTCAACAAATGGATTGGCAGAAGTTTTGAACTCAATCCGAAGTGGAGTGCCCACTAGATCAAATTCCTTCCGAAAACGCCCTTCAAGAAAGCGCCTATAGGCCTCAGTAACATGCTCAAGAGAATTCCCGTGAATCACAATCACAGGCGGATTCATACCACCTTGATGTGCGTAACGTAATTTTGGTCGAAACATTCCTGCTCGCTTGGGACTTTGAAATTGCACAGCTTCAAGCAACAAGCGAGTTAAAACTGGGGTGGACATTTTGCAATTTGCAGCCTTAGAGGCCTGCGCAATAGAGCTCCATAAAGGTCCTAAGCCCTGACGTTTTTGCGCAGAAATCAAGTGCATATTGGCAAATTTTAAAAATGGCAAACGTGTTTCAATTGACCGCTTGACCAGTTCGCGTTGATATTCGTCAACTGCATCCCATTTATTCACAGCCAGAACTACGGCACGACCATTCTCTAAAATATATCCGGCAATATGCGCATCTTGATCTGTCACACCCTGCGTGGCATCAATTAGTAAAAGCACTACATGTGCCGACTCAATAGCCTGCAATGTTTTGACCACCGAGAATTTTTCAATGGCTTCAAAAACCTTGCCGCGCCGCCTGAGCCCTGCAGTATCAATCAGTTCAAATTTTTGACCATTACGCTCAAAAGGCACGGATATGGCATCACGTGTGGTACCCGGTAAATCAAATGCAACCAGTCTCTCTTCGCCTAACCAAACATTAATCAAAGTAGATTTACCGACATTGGGACGACCTGCAACAGCAAGTTTGATCACACCCGCCTGTTCCGCTTCATCTTTCTCTTCGTCAAGCAACTGAAGCGGGGCAAGTGCCAAGTCTATCAATGAACGAATTCCCTGACCATGAGCTGCAGAAATGGGATATACGTCCCCCAAACCCAGCTCATAAAACTCAACCAACTGAACTCCCTCCAGCATTCCTTCTGCTTTATTGGCTACCAGCACACAAGGCTTGCCCAAGCGCCTGAGGTAATTGGCAATATCATGATCTTGCGCAGATACACCTGCCCGCGCATCCACCACAAAAATGACAACATCTGACTCAGCAACTGCTTGGCGTGTTTGCTTAGCCATTTCCATATAAATGCCACTGCTTGCGTCAGGCTCAAAACCACCTGTGTCAATCACTATGTATTCGTGCTTGCCCTGCTTGCCATT is a window of Rhodoferax lithotrophicus DNA encoding:
- the hfq gene encoding RNA chaperone Hfq, with protein sequence MSNKGQLLQDPFLNTLRREHVPVSIYLVNGIKLQGQIESFDQYVVLLRNTVTQMVYKHAISTIVPGRAVNFSVTEGDQPASVG
- the der gene encoding ribosome biogenesis GTPase Der, with the translated sequence MKPVLALVGRPNVGKSTLFNRLTKSRDAIVADFAGLTRDRHYGNGKQGKHEYIVIDTGGFEPDASSGIYMEMAKQTRQAVAESDVVIFVVDARAGVSAQDHDIANYLRRLGKPCVLVANKAEGMLEGVQLVEFYELGLGDVYPISAAHGQGIRSLIDLALAPLQLLDEEKDEAEQAGVIKLAVAGRPNVGKSTLINVWLGEERLVAFDLPGTTRDAISVPFERNGQKFELIDTAGLRRRGKVFEAIEKFSVVKTLQAIESAHVVLLLIDATQGVTDQDAHIAGYILENGRAVVLAVNKWDAVDEYQRELVKRSIETRLPFLKFANMHLISAQKRQGLGPLWSSIAQASKAANCKMSTPVLTRLLLEAVQFQSPKRAGMFRPKLRYAHQGGMNPPVIVIHGNSLEHVTEAYRRFLEGRFRKEFDLVGTPLRIEFKTSANPFVEKSQ